The following are encoded in a window of Thermococcus sp. MV5 genomic DNA:
- the gor gene encoding glyceraldehyde-3-phosphate:ferredoxin oxidoreductase: MEFSVLKINLDGKNVEIEKFEREDIYGIIDYALYLHDEVYRTYELDDPYDPNNVMVFGKGPFAGSILPGTHRLVFVYKSPLYGGLFPSTMGGAAYQFQKVGIDFVVIEGKGEKPTVILLTNDGERLGVEFHEIELEKLIEIWRGYKEEEGVYAFTQYLIDNFADKFNGMEYRIACVGPASLNSNMGAVFSQTLRKGERVVGSDDWAARGGTGSVLMRAHNVVAIIFGGKAKKKFPKEDIGSIKVTKQIVEGVHKKPMNEVISEKTVKYKYNPKLKTGGTFGGNYPAEGDFVPVLNWQMPYIPKEDRIKIHENIMKYYWEPFNKEAIETKNWTNCGEPCPVVCKKFRKGHHVEYEPYEANGPLSGSIDIYASDISVHAVDAMGFDAISFGGTAAWVLELVYKGLLQPEEVGLSDRPDFDKDSLLLKPVEASEKNAKLVAELAHRVAFAETEVAKIIGEGIRRAGEVFDEKFKDRLGYGESFKDYGVYTPLGSNGEIVPTMYWAIGNYIPLPIQGRYWTFYQFGVFLEPEELANKIVASALYEYWYDNIGWCRFHRGWAKSVLKALFMEAYGKNVEMEEHAKKMIRKLINFAKKAGYEPVFWDSMRVIDLIAKGAEEFGNERWAERFKKEKVATAKEYLRRVLGEYSRILSVDWVI; encoded by the coding sequence ATGGAATTTTCAGTCCTTAAGATCAACCTAGACGGAAAAAATGTAGAAATTGAAAAGTTCGAGCGGGAGGATATTTATGGTATCATTGATTACGCACTATATCTTCATGATGAGGTTTATAGAACTTATGAACTCGATGATCCATACGACCCTAATAATGTCATGGTCTTTGGAAAGGGCCCATTCGCTGGATCTATTCTTCCTGGTACTCATAGACTAGTTTTCGTTTATAAATCGCCTCTCTATGGGGGTTTATTTCCATCTACAATGGGTGGAGCTGCTTATCAGTTCCAAAAAGTCGGAATTGATTTTGTAGTTATTGAAGGAAAGGGAGAAAAGCCTACAGTAATACTCCTCACCAATGATGGGGAACGATTGGGAGTTGAGTTTCATGAAATAGAACTTGAGAAACTCATTGAAATTTGGAGGGGTTACAAAGAGGAAGAAGGGGTTTATGCATTCACTCAATATTTGATTGATAATTTTGCTGATAAGTTTAATGGGATGGAATATAGAATTGCCTGTGTTGGACCTGCTTCCTTAAATAGCAATATGGGGGCTGTGTTCTCTCAAACTCTCAGAAAAGGGGAAAGGGTCGTAGGTAGTGATGATTGGGCAGCTAGAGGAGGTACAGGCAGTGTTCTAATGAGGGCTCATAATGTAGTTGCTATAATCTTTGGAGGGAAAGCTAAGAAAAAGTTTCCAAAGGAAGATATAGGGAGTATAAAAGTCACAAAACAAATAGTTGAGGGCGTGCATAAAAAACCCATGAATGAAGTTATATCAGAGAAAACAGTCAAGTACAAGTATAATCCAAAACTTAAGACTGGCGGGACTTTTGGAGGGAACTATCCAGCAGAAGGGGATTTTGTCCCCGTTTTAAACTGGCAGATGCCGTATATTCCAAAAGAGGACCGTATTAAGATACATGAGAATATTATGAAGTACTATTGGGAACCATTTAACAAGGAGGCTATTGAAACTAAAAACTGGACCAATTGTGGAGAACCATGTCCTGTAGTATGTAAGAAGTTTAGAAAAGGCCATCATGTAGAATATGAGCCTTATGAAGCCAATGGTCCACTAAGCGGGAGCATAGATATTTATGCAAGTGATATAAGTGTTCACGCGGTTGATGCTATGGGATTTGATGCTATAAGTTTTGGAGGTACTGCAGCTTGGGTCTTGGAGCTTGTTTACAAAGGCTTGTTACAGCCTGAAGAAGTTGGATTGAGTGATAGGCCAGATTTTGACAAGGACTCCTTATTGCTAAAACCAGTTGAAGCTAGTGAAAAGAATGCAAAGCTTGTAGCAGAGCTGGCTCATAGAGTGGCTTTTGCTGAGACAGAGGTAGCAAAGATAATTGGAGAAGGAATAAGAAGAGCGGGCGAGGTATTTGATGAAAAGTTCAAAGACCGACTTGGCTATGGAGAGAGCTTTAAGGACTATGGGGTTTATACTCCACTTGGATCTAATGGAGAAATTGTGCCAACCATGTACTGGGCCATAGGAAACTACATACCACTGCCAATTCAAGGTAGATACTGGACGTTTTATCAATTTGGAGTTTTCCTTGAACCAGAGGAACTGGCAAATAAAATTGTGGCAAGTGCTCTTTATGAATACTGGTATGACAATATAGGCTGGTGTAGATTCCATCGTGGTTGGGCAAAGTCAGTATTAAAAGCCCTCTTTATGGAAGCTTATGGAAAAAATGTCGAAATGGAGGAGCATGCTAAGAAGATGATACGAAAGCTCATAAACTTTGCAAAGAAGGCTGGATATGAACCGGTTTTCTGGGATTCAATGAGGGTTATAGACTTGATCGCAAAGGGCGCAGAGGAGTTTGGAAACGAAAGATGGGCCGAACGCTTCAAGAAAGAGAAAGTCGCAACAGCAAAAGAATATCTAAGAAGAGTTCTTGGAGAATACAGCAGAATCTTAAGTGTTGATTGGGTGATTTGA
- the tpiA gene encoding triose-phosphate isomerase, with amino-acid sequence MLKEPIIAINFKTYIEATGERALKIAKAAEKVYKETGITIVIAPQLADLYRIAQEVEIPVFAQHIDPVKPGSHTGHVLPESIKEAGAVGTLLNHSENRMILADLEAAIRRVEEVGLLTMVCSNNPKVSAAVAALSPHYVAVEPPELIGTGIPVSKAKPEVITDTVELVKKVNPNVKVLTGAGISTGEDVKKALELGTVGVLLASGVTKAKDPEKAIRDLVSLII; translated from the coding sequence ATGTTGAAGGAACCAATTATTGCCATAAATTTTAAGACTTATATTGAGGCCACGGGAGAAAGGGCATTAAAAATAGCCAAGGCAGCTGAGAAAGTTTACAAAGAAACTGGAATAACAATTGTAATTGCCCCTCAATTGGCCGATCTGTATAGGATTGCTCAAGAAGTTGAGATTCCTGTTTTTGCCCAACATATAGATCCTGTGAAACCAGGTAGTCATACTGGACATGTTTTACCGGAATCTATTAAAGAAGCTGGGGCTGTTGGAACTCTGTTGAACCATTCGGAGAATAGAATGATCCTAGCCGATCTTGAAGCAGCAATAAGAAGAGTTGAGGAAGTTGGTCTTCTCACAATGGTGTGTAGTAATAATCCAAAGGTTTCTGCAGCAGTTGCAGCTTTAAGCCCCCATTACGTTGCAGTAGAACCTCCCGAACTTATAGGGACTGGGATTCCAGTAAGTAAAGCTAAGCCTGAAGTTATCACTGACACTGTAGAGCTTGTGAAAAAAGTTAATCCTAATGTTAAGGTTCTAACTGGAGCAGGAATTTCAACAGGAGAAGATGTAAAGAAAGCTTTGGAACTTGGAACAGTTGGAGTTCTTCTAGCTAGTGGAGTCACAAAGGCTAAAGATCCAGAAAAAGCAATAAGAGACTTAGTTTCGTTGATAATTTAG
- a CDS encoding sulfite exporter TauE/SafE family protein → MKEIAFLLLALFGGFVGSLMSGGSLITLFILTLLEMPTKMAVGTLKMVIAILTLVSSIIYLKNGILKNMRPVYILTFSSILGSYLGSFFLLAIPEKPAKIVVAGFLLIGAYFTLSGEEEKDPRLKGNLWQAVVGLTIGFYIGVLGIASTLILISAIHLFLSLDMLEANAVAKGIIFVNNFIAFLNYASQDSVNYSLGILLAFPIIIGSWVGAKTAIKIGPKKLKVVFFITVLLTLFKVLQELLPF, encoded by the coding sequence ATGAAGGAAATAGCATTCTTATTGCTTGCACTTTTTGGGGGGTTTGTGGGATCTTTGATGAGCGGTGGGAGTTTAATCACGCTATTTATTCTTACTCTTTTAGAGATGCCTACTAAAATGGCTGTGGGGACATTAAAAATGGTGATAGCTATTTTAACTCTTGTTTCTTCGATAATTTACCTTAAGAATGGAATATTAAAAAATATGAGGCCTGTTTACATATTAACATTCTCCTCCATTTTAGGCTCTTATTTAGGAAGTTTCTTTTTGCTTGCTATCCCGGAGAAACCTGCTAAGATCGTTGTGGCAGGATTCCTTCTGATTGGTGCATATTTTACCCTAAGTGGAGAAGAAGAGAAAGATCCGAGACTTAAGGGTAATCTGTGGCAGGCAGTAGTGGGATTAACAATTGGGTTTTATATTGGGGTCTTGGGAATAGCATCTACCCTTATACTAATTTCTGCAATTCACTTATTTCTTTCTCTGGATATGCTGGAGGCAAATGCTGTTGCTAAGGGTATCATTTTCGTCAATAATTTCATTGCGTTTTTGAATTATGCTTCCCAAGACAGTGTTAACTATTCCCTTGGTATTCTGTTAGCTTTTCCCATTATTATAGGCTCATGGGTTGGTGCTAAAACTGCAATAAAAATTGGCCCAAAGAAGCTCAAAGTAGTATTTTTCATAACGGTTTTATTAACTCTCTTTAAGGTTTTACAAGAACTACTGCCGTTTTAG
- a CDS encoding MFS transporter, with the protein MSIQNYRGFSRDAKLVIVYSFMGWLGGNIAWFILPFYYSSLGMNFSKIGVLFSISTIFQASLLLASGQISVKLGYRRTILVAVGLFFIGRLLQVFVPQFWAFALASAIFGIGMALEGPALMSLLSEEVSEEKRHYLFSLNAALGTIGAALGMYLGGLLPKLLDGSNPYKMTLLFVALLIPIQGIFIFLVSPVLGREEKRLKLERELMIKILKFSLPSALIGLGAGVTIPYMGLWFNKRFGTSLESIGGLFALQQFIMGIGTFTLPMISDKFGSVKTIVGFNGSATALILMMPFSPTFPVAAFIYTIRTIFMNIVNPIWDAFMMRFFTKKERATALALRNLSWTATFGIGQLIGGRIFDLSLTMPFFITGGLYALSMVTFWVLFAKED; encoded by the coding sequence ATGTCGATTCAGAATTATCGTGGTTTCAGCAGAGATGCAAAACTTGTCATAGTTTATTCCTTTATGGGCTGGTTAGGTGGAAATATAGCGTGGTTTATACTCCCTTTTTATTACTCCTCCCTTGGAATGAACTTCTCTAAAATTGGTGTTCTCTTTTCCATTTCAACAATATTCCAAGCCTCCTTGCTTTTAGCTTCGGGACAAATAAGCGTTAAGTTAGGGTATAGAAGGACAATTTTAGTAGCAGTGGGCCTATTTTTTATTGGCAGGCTCCTTCAGGTTTTTGTGCCCCAATTTTGGGCTTTTGCCCTTGCGTCAGCAATATTTGGTATTGGTATGGCATTAGAAGGGCCTGCATTAATGTCTCTCTTGAGTGAAGAGGTAAGTGAGGAGAAAAGACATTATCTTTTTAGTTTAAATGCTGCGTTGGGAACAATTGGGGCAGCATTAGGTATGTATCTGGGTGGCTTGTTACCAAAGCTCCTAGATGGTTCGAACCCTTATAAGATGACTCTTTTATTCGTTGCTTTATTAATTCCAATTCAAGGAATCTTTATTTTTCTCGTTTCGCCAGTTTTGGGAAGAGAAGAAAAGAGACTTAAGCTTGAGAGAGAACTTATGATCAAGATTCTTAAATTCTCCCTTCCATCGGCTTTAATAGGCCTTGGTGCTGGAGTTACGATTCCCTACATGGGTTTATGGTTCAACAAGCGATTTGGGACTAGCCTGGAAAGTATTGGTGGACTTTTTGCACTTCAACAGTTTATAATGGGAATTGGAACATTTACCCTTCCAATGATATCAGATAAGTTTGGAAGTGTGAAGACAATAGTGGGCTTTAATGGCAGTGCAACTGCTTTGATATTGATGATGCCTTTTTCTCCAACTTTCCCTGTGGCCGCATTCATATATACTATTAGAACGATCTTTATGAACATTGTTAACCCAATATGGGATGCCTTTATGATGCGTTTCTTTACCAAAAAAGAGAGGGCAACAGCTTTGGCCTTGAGGAACCTATCTTGGACAGCTACTTTCGGTATAGGCCAACTTATTGGGGGAAGAATATTTGATCTCTCTTTAACAATGCCCTTTTTCATAACTGGGGGCCTTTATGCACTTTCCATGGTAACTTTTTGGGTATTGTTTGCCAAGGAAGATTAA
- a CDS encoding DHH family phosphoesterase translates to MVVKDCPECYGSGKVKSGEKECEICNGWGYVSADFKVGDKLKGYRNLEYFGVEDEVDEIPCPECHGKGVLPVYDTCPTCGGTGRVLACDICGKIKEPWEPGMESSWVCSECERRYKVVYILDKTCDYEDVEVGKVYKGVIERVERFGVFVGLNPHITGLIKKKDLLGRREYKPGEEILIQVLDVRPEKKEVDLIESALRHYKEVYVRKELPITEIGELTKEMAGKTIRIRGKVTQIQVTGGPTVFTITDGTGVTWAAAFEAPGVRAYPSIEVGDIVEIIGKVSFHAGEIQIETSDMSRLWGPDAAEVKKKIEEELNKRAQPEDVGFLIKSEVLEKLKPKIMQAAFIIRKAVFEGRPIIVRHHADTDGYTAGLALEYAIVPLLEEFSPDPQAKWKFFKRRPSRAPFYELEDVLKDIIFMIEDHERFGDPLPLLVIVDNGGTVEDIPAYKRIKAYGVPIVVVDHHDPREFISEDKAAVDEYVDVHVNPHLVKRGYYELTAGMLATELARFIYPPVEEKIRHLPAIAGTGDRSDAPEFKQYLKIAKEVKGLEEEDLKKIAEVIDHEAYYWKFMDGHGIIDEILLLTGNLQRHRKLIDSIYPEVVEKQEKALKASLPHVKSIVLPNGIRFNTIDIELYAPKFEYPAPGKLSGLIHDYFKEQHGEDSPILTLAYGPDFAVVRASDGMQAYNFDLNLIINVLQEKLPDAGIEGGGHSFAGSIKFFEGKRKEVLEEFAKQVVKLKKT, encoded by the coding sequence ATGGTGGTTAAAGATTGTCCTGAATGCTATGGAAGCGGGAAAGTAAAAAGCGGTGAGAAAGAGTGTGAAATTTGTAATGGGTGGGGATATGTATCTGCGGATTTCAAAGTAGGGGATAAGCTTAAAGGTTATCGTAATCTTGAGTACTTCGGAGTAGAGGATGAAGTGGATGAAATTCCATGTCCTGAATGTCATGGAAAAGGTGTTCTGCCTGTTTATGACACATGCCCTACATGCGGGGGAACAGGAAGAGTTTTAGCGTGTGATATCTGTGGGAAAATTAAAGAGCCTTGGGAACCTGGGATGGAGTCTTCTTGGGTATGTTCTGAGTGTGAGAGGAGATATAAAGTAGTTTATATTCTAGACAAGACCTGTGATTATGAAGATGTAGAAGTTGGGAAGGTCTACAAGGGTGTTATTGAGAGAGTGGAACGCTTTGGAGTCTTTGTGGGTCTTAATCCACATATAACAGGTTTAATAAAGAAAAAGGATCTTCTCGGCAGACGAGAGTACAAACCAGGAGAGGAGATACTAATCCAAGTTTTAGATGTGAGGCCAGAGAAAAAAGAGGTAGATCTCATAGAGTCTGCTTTAAGACACTATAAAGAGGTCTATGTAAGAAAAGAACTTCCAATTACGGAGATTGGAGAGTTAACCAAGGAAATGGCCGGAAAAACTATTAGGATTAGAGGCAAAGTGACTCAAATCCAAGTTACTGGAGGTCCAACAGTCTTCACGATAACCGATGGCACTGGTGTGACATGGGCCGCAGCATTTGAGGCTCCTGGAGTTAGGGCATATCCAAGTATTGAGGTTGGGGATATAGTTGAGATTATCGGCAAAGTTTCCTTTCATGCTGGTGAGATCCAAATAGAGACTAGTGACATGTCTCGCCTATGGGGCCCTGATGCAGCGGAGGTTAAAAAGAAGATTGAAGAAGAGCTTAACAAAAGGGCACAACCTGAAGACGTTGGCTTTCTTATTAAAAGTGAAGTTTTAGAGAAGCTAAAGCCCAAGATTATGCAAGCCGCGTTTATAATCAGAAAGGCCGTTTTTGAAGGAAGGCCAATTATTGTGAGACACCATGCTGACACGGATGGATATACCGCTGGTCTTGCACTTGAATATGCTATCGTACCTCTTTTAGAGGAATTTTCACCAGATCCCCAGGCAAAATGGAAGTTCTTTAAGAGAAGACCGAGCAGAGCTCCCTTTTATGAACTTGAGGACGTGCTTAAAGACATAATTTTCATGATTGAGGACCATGAGAGGTTTGGCGATCCACTTCCACTTCTCGTTATAGTGGATAACGGAGGAACGGTAGAGGACATCCCTGCATACAAGCGTATAAAGGCTTATGGGGTCCCAATAGTTGTCGTTGATCATCATGATCCGAGAGAATTCATAAGCGAAGATAAGGCAGCTGTTGATGAATATGTAGATGTTCATGTGAACCCCCACCTAGTGAAGAGGGGTTATTATGAACTAACAGCGGGGATGCTTGCCACTGAATTAGCACGCTTTATATATCCTCCAGTTGAGGAGAAAATCCGTCATCTTCCAGCAATAGCTGGAACTGGAGATAGGAGCGATGCTCCAGAGTTTAAACAATACTTGAAAATTGCAAAAGAGGTAAAAGGTCTCGAAGAAGAGGATCTCAAGAAGATAGCAGAAGTCATTGATCATGAAGCATACTATTGGAAATTTATGGATGGACACGGTATCATAGATGAAATACTTCTTCTTACGGGTAATCTACAAAGGCATAGAAAGTTAATAGACTCTATCTACCCCGAGGTAGTGGAAAAGCAAGAAAAAGCATTAAAAGCGTCATTACCCCATGTTAAGAGCATTGTGCTACCAAATGGAATAAGGTTTAACACAATAGATATTGAGCTGTACGCTCCGAAGTTTGAGTATCCTGCTCCAGGAAAGCTCAGTGGGCTAATCCATGACTATTTCAAAGAGCAGCATGGGGAGGATAGCCCGATTTTAACCCTTGCATATGGGCCAGACTTTGCAGTAGTTAGGGCAAGTGATGGGATGCAGGCTTATAATTTTGATTTAAATCTCATAATAAATGTACTTCAGGAAAAACTACCTGATGCTGGGATTGAGGGTGGTGGCCACAGTTTTGCAGGTTCAATAAAATTCTTTGAGGGCAAAAGAAAGGAGGTTCTTGAGGAATTTGCAAAACAAGTGGTAAAACTAAAGAAAACTTAG
- a CDS encoding asparaginase has protein sequence MKRILIIGTGGTIASAKTEAGYKSVFSVDEILNLAGIKLENGYKIDRTNILNLDSTLIQPEDWELIAKEVFKALDEYDGIVITHGTDTLGYTASMLSFMLRNVNKPVVLTGSMLPITEKGSDAPRNLKAAIKFAMEEVAGVFVAFMDKIMLGCRASKVRALGLNAFMSINYPDVAYVKGEKILYNLPKEKFRPNGEPELDIKYDPRVVFLRIIPGLGEEIIDAIINTGYRGIVLEGYGAGGIPYRKRNLLDKIKEIAPKIPVVMTTQAIHDGVDMTKYEVGRRALETGIIPAKDMTKEATVTKLMWALGHTKDVEEVRKIMHTNYVNEIES, from the coding sequence ATGAAAAGAATTTTAATCATTGGCACCGGTGGTACAATCGCAAGTGCAAAGACTGAAGCAGGTTATAAAAGTGTCTTCAGTGTTGACGAGATTCTCAATCTAGCCGGAATAAAATTAGAAAATGGATATAAAATAGATAGAACCAATATTCTGAACCTAGACAGCACTTTAATACAACCCGAAGATTGGGAACTTATAGCTAAAGAAGTTTTCAAAGCTCTTGATGAATACGATGGAATAGTTATAACCCACGGAACTGATACTCTAGGTTATACAGCTTCAATGCTAAGTTTCATGTTAAGAAACGTTAACAAGCCAGTTGTGTTAACCGGTTCTATGCTACCGATTACGGAAAAGGGGAGTGATGCCCCCAGGAATCTTAAAGCTGCCATAAAGTTTGCAATGGAGGAGGTTGCAGGAGTTTTCGTCGCTTTTATGGACAAAATAATGCTTGGGTGTAGAGCTTCTAAAGTTAGGGCTTTGGGATTAAACGCTTTCATGAGTATAAACTATCCCGATGTCGCCTATGTGAAGGGAGAGAAGATTTTGTATAATCTCCCCAAAGAAAAATTCAGACCCAATGGTGAGCCTGAACTGGATATAAAATACGATCCCCGCGTTGTGTTTTTGAGAATCATTCCTGGACTAGGCGAGGAGATTATAGATGCTATCATTAACACAGGATATAGGGGGATAGTTCTGGAAGGATACGGAGCTGGAGGCATTCCGTATAGAAAGAGAAACCTACTGGATAAAATAAAAGAAATTGCCCCAAAAATCCCAGTGGTAATGACAACCCAGGCCATCCACGATGGGGTTGATATGACAAAATACGAAGTAGGACGAAGGGCATTAGAGACTGGGATCATACCTGCAAAAGATATGACAAAGGAAGCAACTGTTACAAAACTTATGTGGGCACTTGGGCACACGAAAGATGTGGAGGAAGTAAGAAAAATAATGCACACAAACTACGTAAACGAAATAGAAAGTTAA
- a CDS encoding MFS transporter — protein MSNERKKIFGISWNVFILGLVSFLNDMSSEMIAPIVPTYLTDVLGIGKAVSGSIMGLIESLSSLFKVLFGYISDVFRKRKVFVALGYLLSTISKGALAFTRSWWDFLTLRVLDRVGKGIRTAPRDALIAESSEKGKSGRSFGFHRMMDTLGAVAGPLVAIGLLALLKNYPIRVAYQYVFLLSAIPGIVGILLVVFLVKDKGEEVKKKIKGISALKSRNLRVFLGIIALGALGRYSYAFTLWKAKELGYSIIQGLGFYAIFNAIYAFSAYPIGYYSDKVSKKSIITLGFGVATLASLLFAYSKSLLMLLAAFIFYGIYIAIEDTIPRAYMADLAKDFEKGTVIGAYHTVFGIFVFPASIIVGYLWQEYSLRIGFLYAAIINLLTMILMMTFVQD, from the coding sequence ATGAGTAATGAAAGAAAGAAAATTTTTGGAATAAGTTGGAACGTATTCATCCTCGGCCTTGTAAGCTTTTTAAATGACATGAGCAGTGAAATGATAGCACCAATAGTCCCCACGTACTTGACAGACGTTCTTGGGATTGGAAAGGCCGTGAGTGGTTCAATAATGGGACTCATAGAGAGTTTAAGTTCACTGTTTAAAGTTCTTTTTGGTTACATAAGTGATGTTTTTAGGAAAAGAAAAGTATTTGTCGCTCTTGGTTATCTACTCTCAACAATATCAAAAGGTGCTTTAGCGTTTACACGCTCATGGTGGGATTTTTTAACTCTCAGAGTCCTTGATAGGGTTGGAAAGGGTATAAGAACGGCCCCTAGGGATGCTCTTATAGCCGAGTCAAGTGAAAAAGGGAAAAGTGGAAGATCATTTGGTTTCCATAGAATGATGGATACTCTTGGAGCTGTGGCTGGACCATTAGTTGCAATAGGTTTGCTAGCTCTCTTAAAGAATTACCCAATACGAGTAGCATACCAATATGTATTTTTGCTTTCAGCCATCCCCGGAATTGTAGGTATCTTGCTAGTAGTGTTTTTGGTTAAGGACAAGGGTGAAGAGGTTAAGAAAAAGATAAAAGGAATTTCCGCTCTTAAAAGCCGAAATCTGCGGGTGTTCTTAGGGATAATCGCTCTTGGAGCTCTTGGGAGATACAGCTATGCATTCACACTCTGGAAGGCTAAGGAACTTGGCTATTCTATTATCCAAGGTCTTGGCTTTTATGCAATCTTCAATGCAATCTATGCCTTCTCAGCATATCCTATAGGATATTACTCAGATAAGGTCAGTAAAAAAAGCATCATAACTCTCGGCTTCGGAGTAGCAACCCTGGCTTCACTTTTATTTGCATATTCAAAAAGCCTACTTATGCTTTTGGCAGCATTCATCTTTTATGGCATTTATATAGCCATTGAAGACACAATCCCGCGAGCATATATGGCAGATCTTGCAAAGGATTTCGAAAAGGGAACAGTTATCGGGGCATATCATACAGTTTTTGGAATATTCGTATTTCCTGCATCAATAATAGTGGGTTATCTTTGGCAAGAATACTCCCTCAGGATAGGCTTCCTCTACGCAGCGATCATTAATCTCCTTACTATGATATTAATGATGACTTTTGTACAAGATTAG
- a CDS encoding PadR family transcriptional regulator has translation MMRRLILGFMGLHILHHASKEPISGSFMMKELKKHGYNVSPGTIYPLLQKMERLDLLKSHWETRNGRRIRFYEITPKGIQMLEEGKKRIKELCTEILGDPHE, from the coding sequence ATGATGAGACGCCTTATTCTCGGCTTTATGGGTCTACACATTCTTCACCATGCAAGCAAAGAACCCATAAGCGGAAGCTTTATGATGAAAGAACTCAAGAAACATGGTTATAACGTCAGTCCTGGGACAATATATCCATTACTTCAAAAAATGGAGCGTTTAGATCTTCTAAAAAGCCATTGGGAGACACGAAATGGGAGACGTATCAGATTCTATGAGATAACCCCTAAAGGTATCCAGATGCTTGAGGAGGGAAAAAAGAGGATAAAAGAGCTTTGCACGGAGATTTTGGGTGATCCCCATGAGTAA
- a CDS encoding PaaI family thioesterase yields the protein MEQRTHRLTSKDLVGKVRKIEEGYAEVELKIIEEMKVDEYGLIHGGFTFGLADYAAMLAVNEPTVVLGKAEVKFTKPVKLGDNLLAKAKVVEDLGKKKIVHTEVFNQSNEKVLEGTFYCYVLEKHILE from the coding sequence ATGGAACAAAGGACTCACCGTTTAACTTCAAAAGATCTTGTTGGGAAAGTGAGAAAGATTGAAGAGGGATACGCAGAGGTTGAGCTTAAGATCATAGAAGAAATGAAAGTAGATGAGTACGGATTAATTCATGGAGGTTTTACATTTGGTCTTGCAGATTATGCAGCAATGCTTGCAGTTAACGAACCCACGGTAGTACTGGGAAAGGCAGAGGTAAAATTCACCAAACCTGTTAAGCTTGGGGATAACCTACTAGCCAAAGCAAAAGTTGTGGAGGATCTGGGCAAAAAGAAAATTGTCCACACTGAAGTTTTCAACCAAAGCAACGAGAAAGTACTAGAAGGAACATTTTACTGTTACGTCTTGGAAAAGCACATTCTTGAGTGA
- a CDS encoding nicotinamidase has product MEALIIVDMQRDFMPGGALPVPEGDKIIPKVEDLVKKFKKRKALIVATRDWHPPNHVSFKERGGPWPKHCVQNTKGAEIVIELPEDAIIISKADEPDKEAYSGFEGTDLAKILKEKGVKKVYLCGVATEYCVRATALDALKEGFEVYLLQDAIKGINAEDEEKALKELKEKGANVIDSTGL; this is encoded by the coding sequence ATGGAGGCATTGATAATAGTTGATATGCAGAGGGATTTTATGCCTGGGGGAGCGTTGCCAGTGCCGGAAGGCGACAAGATAATCCCAAAGGTTGAAGATCTTGTTAAGAAGTTTAAAAAAAGGAAGGCACTAATAGTTGCCACCAGAGATTGGCATCCGCCTAATCATGTGAGTTTCAAGGAGAGGGGTGGGCCATGGCCCAAGCACTGTGTCCAAAACACTAAAGGTGCAGAGATAGTAATTGAACTTCCCGAGGATGCGATAATAATCTCGAAAGCAGATGAACCAGATAAAGAGGCTTATTCGGGTTTTGAAGGAACAGACTTGGCCAAAATCCTCAAAGAGAAAGGGGTTAAAAAAGTTTACCTCTGTGGAGTTGCAACTGAGTACTGTGTTAGAGCAACAGCCTTAGATGCATTAAAGGAAGGCTTTGAGGTTTATCTTCTCCAAGACGCAATAAAGGGCATAAATGCAGAAGATGAAGAAAAGGCCTTAAAAGAGTTAAAGGAAAAGGGAGCAAATGTTATTGATTCTACAGGGCTTTAA